A window from Pseudomonas frederiksbergensis encodes these proteins:
- a CDS encoding COG3014 family protein: MASRALTSIALSAVTLLGGCSAFRNYDSELAQTNQQLASGNVDAALTLLEKNNTSKDKDLLYYFEKGELLRAKGDLSGSQNAWSSADQVVGKWEDSVKLDTGKYLAQFGSFVVNDKVRRYEGYDYEKVMLTTQMALNLLAVNDFDGARMSIKKTHEREAVIADLRDKEYLKSEEEAEKEGVKTQYKDLQGYPVASLDAPEVVSLKNSYQSAFSHYLAGFVYEALGEKDLAAPGYRKAAELRPNTPLLEQALVNLDKPGGKNDDSDILIVVQSGLAPSRDSIRIPLPLPISNQLVITPLSFPIIKADTSTATLSQIGVDGQQLNLTQLNSTTAMSRRALRDDMPGIILRTTVRAVTKGVAQKQINETNPLAGLAVGISSAVLEGADTRTWRTLPDYTQVVRLRLKKGEHQVTLPNAVGGSVVKVTVDQRYQVISLRAVGNQVFASGLAAQVIPKANPTAVASLKP, translated from the coding sequence ATGGCATCCCGCGCCCTTACCTCGATCGCGCTCAGCGCTGTCACCTTGCTTGGCGGCTGCTCGGCCTTTCGTAACTACGATTCGGAACTTGCACAAACCAACCAGCAACTGGCCTCCGGCAACGTCGATGCCGCCTTGACCCTGTTGGAAAAGAACAACACCAGCAAAGACAAAGACCTGCTTTATTACTTCGAGAAAGGTGAACTGCTGCGCGCCAAGGGCGACTTGTCCGGGAGCCAGAACGCCTGGTCCAGCGCCGATCAGGTGGTGGGCAAGTGGGAAGATTCGGTCAAGCTTGATACCGGCAAATACCTGGCCCAGTTCGGCAGTTTCGTGGTGAACGACAAGGTCCGTCGCTACGAAGGCTACGACTACGAAAAAGTCATGCTGACCACGCAGATGGCCCTCAACCTGCTGGCAGTCAACGACTTCGACGGCGCGCGCATGTCGATCAAAAAGACCCACGAACGCGAAGCCGTAATCGCCGATCTGCGCGACAAGGAATACCTCAAGAGCGAAGAGGAAGCCGAGAAAGAAGGCGTCAAGACCCAGTACAAGGACTTGCAGGGTTACCCGGTCGCCAGCCTCGACGCACCGGAAGTGGTCAGCTTGAAAAACAGCTACCAGAGTGCGTTCAGCCATTACCTGGCCGGCTTCGTCTACGAAGCCCTGGGTGAAAAAGACCTGGCTGCGCCGGGCTACCGCAAAGCCGCCGAACTGCGTCCGAACACCCCGCTGCTCGAACAGGCGCTGGTCAATCTCGACAAGCCAGGCGGCAAGAACGATGACAGTGACATCCTGATCGTCGTGCAAAGCGGCCTGGCGCCGTCGCGCGATTCGATCCGCATCCCGTTGCCCTTGCCGATCAGCAACCAATTGGTGATCACGCCCCTGTCGTTCCCGATCATCAAGGCGGACACCTCCACCGCCACGCTCAGCCAGATTGGTGTGGACGGACAGCAACTGAACCTGACGCAACTCAACAGCACCACTGCCATGTCCCGCCGCGCCCTGCGTGACGACATGCCGGGCATCATCCTGCGCACCACCGTGCGTGCCGTGACCAAAGGCGTGGCGCAGAAGCAGATCAACGAAACCAACCCGCTGGCGGGCCTGGCGGTGGGTATTTCTTCAGCCGTGCTCGAAGGTGCCGATACCCGTACGTGGCGCACCCTGCCGGACTACACGCAAGTGGTGCGTCTGCGCCTGAAGAAAGGTGAGCACCAAGTCACCCTGCCGAACGCCGTGGGCGGTTCGGTGGTCAAGGTCACCGTCGATCAGCGCTACCAGGTCATCAGCCTGCGCGCCGTGGGCAATCAGGTGTTCGCCAGCGGCCTGGCCGCGCAGGTGATCCCGAAAGCCAACCCGACCGCCGTGGCCAGCCTCAAACCTTAA
- a CDS encoding YcfL family protein codes for MRFKFIAVVALALLAGCATPPPPEPGSAASKVVAMGKLKNIVVGAMRVARENGFMTVNAQMSNTSFNNKTFYYRFAWLGPEGFPVAEEETWKSQMMYGEQTSFIQAIAPTAKAVDFRLEIKTP; via the coding sequence ATGCGTTTCAAATTCATCGCTGTTGTCGCCCTGGCCTTGCTGGCCGGGTGCGCCACCCCGCCACCGCCGGAACCTGGCAGCGCCGCCAGCAAGGTCGTGGCCATGGGCAAGCTCAAGAACATCGTGGTCGGTGCCATGCGCGTCGCCCGGGAAAACGGCTTCATGACGGTCAATGCGCAGATGAGCAACACCAGCTTCAACAACAAGACCTTCTACTACCGTTTTGCCTGGCTCGGCCCTGAAGGCTTCCCCGTCGCCGAAGAAGAAACCTGGAAAAGCCAGATGATGTACGGCGAGCAGACCAGCTTCATCCAAGCGATCGCGCCAACCGCCAAGGCCGTGGATTTCCGTCTCGAAATCAAAACGCCTTAA
- the lpoB gene encoding penicillin-binding protein activator LpoB, translated as MFARFSFIAVFALLASGCANTSPTLGSKSISYGDTKAVETVTNEFGSTDLQMIAESMTRSLAQSGIMQGRPVVQVYDVKNKTSEYIDTREITTSIKTQLMKTGVARFASDNNAMQSQVDQLKLQNQSGLYKKSTVAKTGNMIAAKYRIEGSISSIVKRSADYKDVFYKFSLQLIDVESGLAEWMDEKEIRKTTER; from the coding sequence ATGTTTGCACGTTTTTCGTTCATCGCCGTCTTCGCCCTCCTGGCCAGCGGCTGCGCCAACACTTCGCCGACCCTGGGCAGTAAAAGCATCAGCTACGGCGACACCAAGGCTGTGGAAACCGTGACCAACGAGTTCGGTTCCACGGACCTGCAGATGATCGCCGAGTCCATGACCCGTTCCCTGGCCCAGTCCGGCATCATGCAGGGTCGTCCGGTGGTTCAGGTCTACGACGTGAAGAACAAGACCAGCGAGTACATCGACACCCGTGAAATCACCACCAGCATCAAGACCCAGCTGATGAAAACCGGTGTCGCGCGCTTCGCCAGCGATAACAACGCAATGCAGAGCCAGGTTGACCAGCTCAAGCTGCAAAACCAGAGCGGCCTGTACAAGAAGAGCACGGTAGCCAAGACCGGCAACATGATCGCCGCCAAATACCGTATCGAAGGTTCGATCAGCTCGATCGTCAAGCGCAGCGCCGATTACAAGGACGTCTTCTACAAATTCAGCCTGCAATTGATTGACGTTGAAAGCGGTCTGGCCGAGTGGATGGACGAGAAAGAGATCCGCAAGACCACGGAGCGTTAA
- a CDS encoding penicillin-binding protein activator LpoB, with protein sequence MRAWIGMMALTCAFSVQAAPKVAVTDLAYQERVEQYIHIVSAQSNHSQSYYGASGSSSYNEIEATSSYIEQGELRKFTGDIKGEILRTGMFQLIQGTPYTSASKGDVYDVIKRIKAGNFKGADYVLFGTVSDIDFNKDINELANTDSYSAVLALTLVADFSLINTKTFEITSAFTAMGEGQDTKLMNHRDIRVSLNRPRVVRDVSKSLGEDVAGQLSQQLGGGGYEQPGQTPRRNNLPADIAPVILR encoded by the coding sequence ATGCGCGCATGGATTGGCATGATGGCCCTGACTTGCGCATTCAGCGTGCAAGCGGCCCCGAAAGTCGCGGTGACGGACCTCGCGTATCAGGAGCGAGTGGAGCAGTACATCCACATCGTTTCGGCACAGAGCAACCACAGCCAGAGTTACTACGGCGCCAGCGGCTCTTCGAGCTACAACGAAATCGAAGCCACCAGCAGCTACATCGAACAGGGTGAATTGCGCAAATTCACCGGCGACATCAAGGGCGAGATTCTTCGTACCGGCATGTTCCAGCTGATCCAGGGCACGCCTTACACTTCGGCGTCCAAGGGTGACGTCTATGACGTGATCAAGCGAATCAAGGCCGGCAACTTCAAAGGCGCGGACTACGTGTTGTTCGGCACCGTGTCGGACATCGACTTCAACAAGGACATCAACGAGCTCGCCAACACCGACAGCTATTCGGCGGTGCTGGCGTTGACCCTGGTGGCGGATTTCAGCCTGATCAACACCAAGACCTTCGAAATCACCTCGGCCTTCACGGCGATGGGCGAAGGTCAGGACACCAAACTGATGAACCATCGGGACATCCGTGTCTCGCTGAACCGTCCGCGGGTGGTGCGTGACGTGTCCAAGTCCTTGGGAGAGGACGTGGCAGGGCAACTGAGCCAACAGCTCGGCGGCGGTGGTTACGAGCAGCCGGGACAAACGCCGCGGCGTAACAACCTGCCAGCGGACATAGCGCCGGTCATTCTGCGCTGA
- a CDS encoding LysE family transporter — MVLQTWLAFFAACWVISLSPGAGAIASMSSGLRYGFWRGYWNALGLQLGLALQIAIVAAGVGAILAASATAFYAIKWFGVAYLVYLAVKQWCALPNDMSDDAAVRQIGKPMALVFRGFLVNVSNPKALVFMLAVLPQFIDPHAPLVAQYLILGITMICVDLIVMAGYTGLAAKVLRMLRTPKQQRRMNRTFAGLFIGAAAFMATLRKAAA, encoded by the coding sequence ATGGTGCTTCAAACATGGCTGGCATTTTTTGCCGCCTGCTGGGTGATCAGTCTGTCTCCCGGTGCCGGCGCCATTGCGTCGATGTCCAGCGGTCTGCGATACGGATTCTGGCGCGGTTACTGGAACGCCCTGGGCCTGCAACTGGGTCTGGCGTTGCAGATTGCGATTGTCGCCGCCGGTGTCGGTGCGATCCTCGCGGCTTCGGCCACTGCTTTCTACGCGATCAAATGGTTTGGCGTGGCTTATCTGGTTTACCTGGCGGTCAAGCAATGGTGCGCGCTGCCCAATGACATGAGCGACGATGCGGCAGTCCGGCAAATCGGCAAGCCGATGGCGCTGGTGTTCCGCGGTTTCCTGGTGAACGTCAGCAATCCCAAGGCGTTGGTGTTCATGCTCGCGGTGCTGCCGCAATTCATCGATCCACATGCACCGCTGGTGGCGCAGTACCTGATCCTCGGTATCACCATGATCTGCGTCGACCTGATCGTCATGGCCGGTTACACCGGGCTGGCAGCGAAGGTGCTGCGGATGTTGCGCACGCCCAAGCAGCAGAGACGCATGAATCGCACATTTGCCGGGCTGTTCATTGGCGCGGCGGCGTTCATGGCGACGCTTCGCAAAGCGGCGGCATAA
- a CDS encoding mechanosensitive ion channel family protein, with amino-acid sequence MEAFKLPLPAGWGEPLWLVVQILLILLAGYIAQRVVAKCLTRLGERYPFPPQFFMPLRGGLRWLIMGSALIFVLERLGVSATVLWTALSGFVAVAAVAFFAMWSVLSNLLCAILIFTVGPFRIGDVVELVDTTDKPGVKGRVVAINLLYTTLIEAEELGTGSAMVQVPNSLFFQRSVRRWRGTDVFPSNGFEK; translated from the coding sequence ATGGAAGCCTTCAAGTTGCCGCTGCCGGCTGGGTGGGGCGAGCCGCTCTGGCTGGTCGTGCAAATTCTGCTGATCCTGCTGGCCGGTTATATTGCCCAGCGGGTTGTCGCTAAATGCCTGACACGCCTGGGCGAACGCTATCCGTTTCCGCCGCAATTTTTCATGCCGCTACGCGGTGGTTTGCGCTGGCTGATCATGGGCAGCGCGCTGATCTTCGTGCTGGAACGCCTCGGCGTTTCGGCGACGGTGCTCTGGACCGCGTTGTCCGGTTTCGTTGCGGTGGCCGCCGTAGCGTTTTTCGCCATGTGGAGCGTGCTCTCCAATTTGCTGTGCGCGATCCTGATCTTCACCGTCGGCCCGTTTCGTATCGGCGATGTGGTCGAGTTGGTGGATACCACCGACAAGCCTGGCGTCAAAGGCCGGGTGGTGGCGATCAATCTGCTCTATACCACGCTGATCGAAGCCGAAGAACTCGGTACTGGCAGCGCCATGGTGCAAGTGCCCAACAGCCTGTTCTTCCAGCGCTCGGTTCGACGCTGGCGCGGTACGGATGTGTTTCCGTCCAATGGGTTCGAAAAATAG
- a CDS encoding ATP-binding cassette domain-containing protein has product MIRLQNLTLQRGPQRLLEDAELTLHAGHKAGLIGANGAGKSSLFALLLGDLHPDSGDCFLPADWRIAHMRQEIDTLDRVAVDYVLDGDLRLREVQRDLAAAEAAHDGTAQARLHSELDSADGYTADARARKLLAGLGFTNEQMDRQVGDFSGGWRMRLNLAQALMCPSDLLLLDEPTNHLDLDAIIWLEEWLKSYPGTLMLISHDRDFLDAVVDHVAHVDQRKITLYRGGYSAFERARAERLAQQQQAYEKQQAQRAHMESYIARFKAQATKARQAQSRIKALERMEELSAAHVDSPFDFVFRESVKISSPLIDLSDARLGYGERAVLEKVKLQLIPGARIGLLGPNGAGKSTLIKNLAGELEPLSGRLTRGENTVVGYFAQHQLDSLDSKASPLLHMQRLAPTEREQTLRDFLGGFDFRGARIDEPVLNFSGGEKARLALALIAWGRPNLLLLDEPTNHLDLEMRLALTMALQEFSGAVLVVSHDRHLLKSTTDNFYLVADGKVEEFDGDLEDYTRWLVDYRQRNAPVSNTPVNPDKTDKKAQRQAAAALRQQLAPHKREADKLEAELGKLHEKLAKIDASLGDSDIYEPARKNDLRDLLAEQAKLKVREAELEEAWMEALELLESMQAELEALS; this is encoded by the coding sequence ATGATTCGACTTCAGAACCTGACTTTACAGCGTGGCCCGCAACGTCTGCTAGAAGACGCCGAGCTGACCCTGCACGCCGGCCACAAAGCCGGCCTCATCGGTGCCAACGGCGCCGGCAAATCGAGCCTGTTCGCCCTGCTTCTGGGTGACCTGCACCCGGACTCGGGTGATTGCTTCTTGCCGGCGGACTGGCGCATCGCCCACATGCGCCAGGAGATCGACACTCTCGATCGGGTGGCGGTCGACTATGTGCTCGATGGCGACCTGCGCCTGCGCGAGGTGCAACGTGACCTCGCGGCAGCCGAAGCGGCCCATGACGGTACCGCTCAGGCCCGCCTGCACTCGGAACTCGACAGCGCCGACGGTTACACCGCCGATGCCCGGGCCCGCAAGTTGCTGGCCGGCCTTGGGTTCACCAATGAACAGATGGATCGCCAGGTAGGAGATTTCTCTGGCGGTTGGCGGATGCGTCTGAACCTGGCGCAGGCTTTGATGTGCCCCTCGGACCTTCTGCTGCTCGACGAACCGACCAACCACTTGGACCTCGACGCCATCATCTGGCTCGAAGAATGGCTCAAAAGCTATCCCGGCACCTTGATGTTGATTTCCCACGACCGGGATTTCCTCGATGCCGTGGTCGATCACGTGGCCCACGTCGATCAGCGCAAGATCACCTTGTATCGCGGTGGTTACAGCGCCTTCGAACGCGCTCGCGCCGAACGTCTGGCCCAGCAACAGCAGGCCTACGAGAAGCAGCAGGCGCAACGGGCGCACATGGAAAGCTACATCGCCCGTTTCAAGGCCCAGGCCACCAAGGCCCGTCAGGCCCAGAGCCGGATCAAGGCGCTGGAGCGGATGGAAGAGCTGTCCGCCGCCCACGTCGATTCGCCATTCGATTTTGTTTTCCGCGAATCGGTGAAAATCTCCAGCCCGTTGATTGACCTCTCCGACGCCCGACTGGGTTACGGCGAGCGCGCCGTGCTGGAGAAGGTCAAATTGCAATTGATCCCCGGTGCGCGGATCGGTTTGCTTGGCCCGAACGGTGCCGGTAAGTCGACTCTGATCAAAAACCTTGCCGGTGAACTCGAGCCGTTGTCCGGCCGACTGACCCGTGGCGAGAACACCGTTGTTGGCTACTTCGCCCAGCATCAGCTGGACTCCCTCGACTCCAAGGCCAGCCCGTTGCTGCACATGCAGCGCCTGGCGCCGACCGAGCGCGAGCAGACGCTGCGCGACTTCCTCGGTGGTTTCGATTTCCGCGGTGCGCGGATCGATGAGCCGGTGCTGAACTTCTCCGGTGGCGAAAAGGCCCGTCTGGCGCTAGCGTTGATCGCCTGGGGCCGGCCGAACCTGTTGCTGCTCGACGAACCGACCAACCACCTGGACCTGGAAATGCGCCTGGCGCTGACCATGGCCCTGCAGGAATTCAGTGGCGCGGTACTGGTGGTCTCCCACGATCGCCATTTGCTCAAAAGCACCACTGACAATTTCTATCTGGTGGCGGACGGCAAGGTCGAGGAGTTCGACGGCGACCTGGAAGACTACACCCGTTGGCTGGTGGACTACCGTCAGCGCAACGCCCCGGTCAGTAACACGCCGGTCAATCCGGACAAGACCGACAAGAAGGCCCAGCGCCAGGCGGCGGCCGCGTTGCGTCAGCAACTGGCACCGCACAAGCGCGAGGCTGACAAGCTCGAAGCCGAGCTGGGCAAGCTGCACGAGAAACTGGCGAAGATCGATGCCAGCCTCGGCGATAGCGACATTTACGAGCCGGCGCGCAAAAACGATTTGCGTGATCTGCTGGCCGAACAGGCCAAGCTGAAGGTCCGTGAAGCCGAACTGGAAGAAGCCTGGATGGAAGCGCTGGAGTTGCTTGAAAGCATGCAGGCGGAGCTGGAGGCTCTGTCCTGA
- a CDS encoding TIGR02444 family protein, with translation MSSDLWSFSLSTYARPGVEPACLQLQSAGINVCLLLCGLWLGERGVTCNEHRLQQLRSVAEPWDADVVQPLRALRVNWKVVATDDSELNALREQVKALELQAERHLLVRLERLALSWPQDEATDLSAWLEGVAAGAAHLDRDALHQLRVAVTGT, from the coding sequence ATGTCCTCTGACCTGTGGAGCTTTTCCCTTAGTACTTACGCCCGTCCCGGCGTTGAACCCGCGTGCCTGCAATTGCAGTCGGCGGGTATCAATGTGTGCTTGCTGCTGTGCGGGCTGTGGCTGGGAGAACGTGGCGTCACCTGTAACGAGCACCGATTGCAGCAATTGCGTAGCGTGGCCGAGCCGTGGGACGCAGACGTGGTGCAACCGCTGCGAGCCTTGCGGGTGAATTGGAAAGTCGTTGCCACTGACGATAGCGAACTGAATGCGTTACGCGAACAAGTGAAGGCACTCGAGCTGCAAGCCGAGCGACATCTGTTGGTGCGACTGGAACGATTGGCGTTGAGTTGGCCGCAGGATGAGGCGACCGATCTATCGGCCTGGCTGGAAGGTGTGGCGGCGGGTGCCGCCCACCTGGACCGCGACGCGCTGCATCAGCTGCGCGTCGCGGTAACCGGCACTTAG
- a CDS encoding AlgP family protein, giving the protein MSATKKPVNTPLHLLQQLSSSLLEHLENACSQALADAEKLLAKLEKQRGKAQEKLHKSRTKLQDAAAAGKAKAQAKAKGAVKELEDLLDALKDRQSETRSYILQLKRDAQESLKLAQGVGRVQEAVGKALSLRSAKPASAPAKKAAAKPAAAKAPAKPAAKPAAKAPVKAAAKPAAKPAAKKPVAASAAKPAAKTAAAKPAAKPAAAKTAAAKPAARTAAAKSAVAKTAATKTAAKPAAKTAAAKPAAKPAAKSVATKTAAKPAAKPAAKAAAKPAAKTAAAKPAAAKPATAAKPAAAKPAAKPAAAKPAAKPAVKKPVAAKPAAAPVAKPANPVPAATSALAAATSTTPPAPTPAAASIAATTPTSAS; this is encoded by the coding sequence ATGTCGGCCACCAAGAAGCCTGTAAATACCCCGTTGCACTTACTCCAACAACTCTCGAGCAGCTTGCTCGAGCATCTGGAAAACGCTTGTTCCCAAGCCTTGGCTGATGCTGAAAAACTGCTCGCCAAACTGGAAAAGCAACGCGGAAAAGCGCAAGAAAAACTGCACAAATCCCGTACCAAATTGCAGGACGCTGCGGCGGCCGGCAAGGCCAAGGCACAAGCCAAGGCCAAAGGCGCGGTGAAGGAGCTTGAGGACTTGCTCGATGCCCTCAAGGATCGTCAATCCGAAACTCGCAGCTACATTCTGCAACTCAAGCGCGATGCTCAAGAAAGCCTGAAACTGGCCCAGGGCGTCGGTCGTGTGCAAGAGGCTGTCGGCAAGGCGTTGTCCCTGCGTTCGGCCAAGCCTGCTTCGGCTCCTGCCAAGAAAGCCGCTGCCAAACCGGCTGCTGCAAAAGCACCGGCCAAGCCTGCTGCCAAACCGGCCGCCAAAGCACCGGTGAAAGCCGCAGCAAAACCAGCAGCAAAACCTGCGGCGAAAAAACCAGTCGCTGCCAGCGCTGCGAAACCGGCGGCTAAAACAGCCGCTGCCAAACCTGCCGCCAAGCCAGCCGCTGCCAAAACAGCTGCCGCTAAACCGGCTGCAAGAACCGCTGCTGCTAAATCCGCGGTGGCGAAAACTGCAGCGACGAAAACAGCTGCCAAACCGGCTGCAAAAACTGCCGCTGCGAAACCTGCTGCCAAGCCTGCCGCGAAATCAGTCGCGACTAAAACTGCGGCCAAGCCAGCTGCAAAACCAGCTGCAAAAGCTGCAGCCAAACCGGCTGCCAAAACTGCTGCTGCAAAACCTGCTGCAGCCAAGCCAGCCACTGCTGCAAAACCTGCCGCAGCGAAACCAGCAGCCAAACCTGCCGCTGCCAAACCGGCTGCAAAACCAGCGGTGAAAAAACCGGTTGCCGCCAAGCCGGCCGCCGCGCCAGTTGCCAAGCCAGCCAATCCGGTTCCGGCGGCAACGTCTGCTTTAGCAGCGGCCACTTCGACAACGCCGCCAGCACCAACGCCGGCCGCCGCATCGATCGCAGCAACCACCCCAACCAGCGCTTCCTAA
- a CDS encoding FKBP-type peptidyl-prolyl cis-trans isomerase, translating to MSRYLFLSLCVFFSVAQAAEKTQENDTHDLSYSLGASLGERLRQEVPDLQLQALIQGLQQAYQGKPLALKDEQIEQILAEHEAQVALQPSMPQSEIALEKEQAFLAEEKTRPGVRELADGILLTELAPGTGAKAGPNGKVQVLYIGRLPDGTVFDQNSQPQWFSLDSVISGWRSALQQMPVGAKWRLVIPSAEAYGAEGAGDLIAPFTPLVFEVELRGATG from the coding sequence ATGTCGCGCTACCTTTTTTTATCTCTGTGCGTGTTTTTTTCAGTGGCCCAGGCCGCCGAAAAAACCCAGGAAAATGACACTCATGATCTCTCTTACAGCTTGGGTGCAAGTCTCGGCGAACGCCTGCGCCAGGAGGTTCCTGATCTGCAACTGCAGGCGCTGATCCAAGGCTTGCAACAAGCCTATCAAGGCAAACCCCTGGCACTGAAAGATGAGCAGATCGAACAGATTCTTGCCGAGCACGAAGCCCAGGTCGCCTTGCAACCGAGCATGCCGCAAAGCGAAATCGCCCTCGAAAAAGAGCAGGCTTTTCTCGCCGAGGAAAAAACCAGACCGGGCGTTCGTGAGTTGGCCGATGGGATATTACTCACCGAGTTGGCGCCAGGCACGGGTGCCAAAGCCGGCCCCAACGGCAAAGTCCAGGTGCTGTATATCGGCCGACTTCCCGACGGCACGGTGTTCGATCAGAACAGTCAGCCGCAGTGGTTCAGTCTCGACAGCGTGATCAGCGGATGGCGCAGCGCGTTACAGCAAATGCCGGTCGGTGCGAAATGGCGCTTGGTGATTCCATCGGCCGAAGCCTATGGCGCCGAGGGTGCCGGCGACCTGATTGCGCCGTTCACACCGCTGGTATTCGAAGTTGAACTGCGCGGTGCCACAGGCTGA
- a CDS encoding Rsd/AlgQ family anti-sigma factor: MLESCQNAQERWGGVHLLIDRWLQERHELVRAYDALGAKPEALGENRKPLQEFCGVLVDYVSAGHFEIYEQLTGEAKAFGDTRGLELAETIYPRIDVITEKLLAFNDLCDAGQCVAEKFKELGGLLHERFELEDCLIEVLHTAHKEEDPVQA; this comes from the coding sequence ATGCTCGAAAGTTGTCAGAATGCTCAGGAACGTTGGGGTGGAGTGCATCTGCTGATCGATCGCTGGTTGCAGGAGCGTCACGAACTGGTTCGGGCCTATGATGCTCTCGGCGCCAAGCCTGAGGCGCTGGGTGAGAACCGTAAGCCGTTGCAGGAATTCTGCGGCGTACTGGTCGATTACGTGTCTGCCGGGCACTTCGAGATCTACGAACAGCTGACCGGTGAAGCCAAGGCGTTTGGTGACACTCGCGGGCTTGAGTTGGCCGAAACCATCTACCCTCGCATCGATGTCATCACCGAGAAGCTGCTGGCGTTCAATGACCTGTGTGATGCAGGTCAATGCGTGGCAGAGAAATTCAAAGAGCTGGGTGGCCTGTTGCACGAGCGCTTCGAACTGGAAGACTGCCTGATCGAAGTGTTGCACACCGCTCACAAGGAAGAAGACCCGGTTCAGGCCTGA
- a CDS encoding disulfide bond formation protein B, protein MSLACSRSLFFMAFIAGALALGVSYYLEYAVGLKPCGLCLLQRFCLALLTGVCLVASVHGPGRFGSFLYWVLGLFCSLAGTITAWRQVLLQSDPTHQLLTCPPDLAVPYEDMPWFCQVTQMFKGVAECAEISWTLFDLSIPEWSLLLFMAMTILGIYQLLRLAWKACQRPLSGGSSHRALAGD, encoded by the coding sequence ATGTCTTTGGCCTGCTCACGCTCCTTGTTTTTCATGGCTTTCATTGCAGGTGCCCTGGCTCTGGGCGTGTCCTATTACCTGGAATATGCGGTCGGCCTCAAGCCTTGCGGGTTGTGCCTGTTGCAGCGCTTTTGCCTCGCGTTGCTCACGGGTGTCTGCCTGGTGGCTTCGGTGCATGGGCCCGGCCGCTTTGGGTCTTTCCTGTATTGGGTACTCGGACTGTTTTGCAGTCTGGCGGGTACGATCACGGCATGGCGCCAGGTTTTGCTGCAGAGCGATCCCACGCATCAGCTGTTGACGTGTCCGCCTGATCTGGCGGTTCCGTACGAGGACATGCCCTGGTTTTGCCAGGTGACACAGATGTTCAAAGGGGTGGCCGAGTGCGCGGAGATATCCTGGACACTGTTCGACCTGAGCATTCCCGAATGGAGTCTGCTGCTCTTCATGGCGATGACGATTTTAGGTATTTATCAGTTGCTGCGTCTTGCCTGGAAAGCGTGTCAGCGACCGCTCAGCGGCGGTTCGTCGCATCGGGCGCTGGCGGGTGATTAA